A genomic segment from Bradyrhizobium sp. ISRA430 encodes:
- a CDS encoding nucleotide sugar dehydrogenase has translation MPTIRNIGVIGLGYVGLPVAVAFGRAGYRVIGFDINAERIAELRRGQDRTREIEMADLHAARIEYTDQPGDLAAADFFIVTVPTPIDGANKPDLRALLSASRSVGGALKKGDIVVYESTVYPGATEEECVPVLERASGLKASVDFHVGYSPERINPGDKEHRFETIQKVVSAQDAKSLRIVAEVYGAVVRAGIYQAPSIKVAEAAKVIENTQRDLNIAFMNELSQIFHALDLDTGDVLAAARTKWNFLPFQPGLVGGHCIGVDPYYLTYRAEIAKYHPQVILAGRRINDDMGARIARECVRRLLKRGSRGGVVTVLGVTFKENLPDLRNSKVIDIVRELESFGIKVQVRDPWADRIEAFDEYGIELSDHKEQQPADAVVLAVAHDTFINLGWPFLQTLLKEGQGLVLDVKSRLERASKPAEIELWRL, from the coding sequence TTGCCAACTATCCGAAACATTGGCGTCATAGGCCTCGGCTACGTCGGGCTTCCAGTGGCGGTGGCGTTTGGTCGGGCCGGATATCGCGTCATCGGATTCGACATCAACGCGGAGCGGATCGCCGAGTTGCGTCGAGGTCAGGACCGGACGCGCGAAATCGAGATGGCTGATCTGCATGCCGCCCGGATTGAATACACTGACCAGCCGGGTGATCTGGCCGCGGCCGACTTTTTCATCGTTACGGTTCCGACTCCGATTGATGGCGCAAACAAGCCCGATCTCCGCGCGCTGTTGAGTGCATCGAGGTCCGTCGGTGGCGCATTGAAGAAGGGAGACATCGTCGTTTACGAGTCGACGGTCTATCCCGGTGCAACCGAAGAGGAATGCGTGCCGGTTCTCGAACGTGCCTCCGGTCTCAAGGCCAGCGTTGATTTCCACGTCGGATATTCCCCCGAGCGGATCAATCCCGGAGACAAGGAACACCGCTTCGAAACCATCCAAAAGGTGGTATCTGCGCAAGACGCCAAGTCGCTCAGGATCGTCGCCGAGGTCTATGGCGCGGTCGTCAGGGCCGGCATCTACCAGGCGCCTTCGATCAAGGTCGCTGAAGCGGCCAAGGTGATCGAGAATACACAACGAGATCTCAACATCGCCTTCATGAATGAGCTCTCGCAGATCTTTCATGCGCTTGATCTTGATACCGGCGATGTGCTGGCGGCTGCCCGCACGAAGTGGAATTTCCTCCCGTTTCAGCCCGGCCTGGTCGGCGGGCACTGCATCGGGGTCGACCCCTATTATCTGACCTATCGTGCCGAGATAGCGAAGTACCATCCTCAAGTCATCCTCGCGGGACGGCGCATCAATGATGACATGGGCGCACGGATTGCGCGAGAGTGTGTTCGGCGTCTTCTGAAGAGAGGATCCCGCGGCGGCGTTGTCACCGTGTTGGGCGTGACGTTCAAGGAGAACTTGCCGGATCTACGCAACTCCAAGGTTATCGATATCGTGCGCGAACTGGAATCGTTCGGCATCAAGGTTCAGGTCCGCGATCCCTGGGCGGACCGCATCGAAGCCTTCGACGAGTATGGAATTGAACTCTCCGATCACAAAGAGCAGCAGCCGGCCGACGCGGTTGTTCTCGCCGTCGCGCACGACACTTTCATCAATTTGGGCTGGCCATTCTTGCAGACGCTCCTGAAAGAGGGACAAGGTCTAGTCCTGGACGTCAAGTCCCGGCTGGAGCGGGCGAGCAAGCCGGCCGAGATAGAACTCTGGCGACTTTAG
- a CDS encoding NAD-dependent epimerase, whose amino-acid sequence MTDQKILVTGAAGFIGFHVVHRLASAGRDVVGLDVVNDYYDPTLKEGRLRVLREFPSFRFIRKDLADREAIAPFFAESRFSHVVHLAAQAGVRYSLENPHAYVDANLQGFMNVLEGCRHTQCRHLLYASSSSVYGSNKKLPFSVRDNVDHPISIYAASKKANELMAHAYSHLFSLPTTGLRFFTVYGPWGRPDMALFIFAKAIVEGRSIKLFNHGQMSRDFTYIDDVVEAIVRLIDRPPAPGQQAPTNAPDPSRSAAPWKIYNIGNNTPEQLMHVVSLLEEELGRVAVKEMLPMQPGDVPATYADIDDLTRDIGFRPSTSAEEGIRKFVKWYREYYGI is encoded by the coding sequence ATGACTGATCAAAAGATTCTGGTGACCGGTGCCGCCGGCTTCATAGGGTTTCACGTCGTACACCGGCTTGCGTCGGCCGGTCGGGACGTCGTTGGTCTCGATGTCGTCAATGACTATTATGATCCGACGCTGAAGGAAGGGCGCCTCCGTGTGCTGCGGGAGTTTCCGTCCTTCCGCTTTATCAGGAAGGATCTCGCCGATCGCGAGGCCATCGCTCCATTCTTTGCCGAATCCCGCTTTTCCCACGTCGTGCATTTGGCGGCGCAAGCCGGCGTGCGATATTCTCTGGAGAACCCGCACGCTTATGTCGACGCGAACCTGCAAGGCTTCATGAACGTCCTTGAGGGCTGTCGGCATACCCAATGTCGGCACCTTCTCTACGCTTCGTCATCCTCTGTGTATGGCTCGAACAAGAAGCTGCCGTTCTCGGTCCGCGACAACGTCGATCACCCGATCAGCATTTACGCGGCTTCCAAGAAAGCGAATGAGTTGATGGCTCATGCCTACAGCCATCTCTTCTCGCTGCCGACCACCGGCCTGCGGTTCTTCACGGTGTATGGACCGTGGGGGCGGCCCGACATGGCGTTGTTCATATTCGCAAAGGCGATCGTGGAGGGCAGGTCGATCAAGCTGTTCAATCACGGGCAAATGTCGCGTGACTTCACCTACATCGACGACGTCGTGGAGGCCATCGTCCGGCTGATCGATCGGCCGCCCGCGCCGGGGCAGCAGGCTCCGACGAACGCTCCGGATCCCTCACGCAGCGCCGCGCCCTGGAAGATCTATAACATCGGGAACAACACGCCCGAGCAGCTCATGCACGTCGTTTCCTTGCTCGAGGAGGAGCTGGGTCGTGTTGCCGTGAAGGAAATGCTTCCGATGCAGCCCGGCGATGTCCCGGCGACGTACGCTGACATCGATGATCTGACGCGGGACATTGGTTTTCGACCATCGACCAGCGCCGAGGAGGGGATCCGCAAGTTCGTCAAATGGTACCGCGAATACTATGGGATCTAA